The Trichomycterus rosablanca isolate fTriRos1 chromosome 22, fTriRos1.hap1, whole genome shotgun sequence genome has a window encoding:
- the nubp1 gene encoding cytosolic Fe-S cluster assembly factor nubp1: MAEVPQHCPGTSSEQAGKSSACQGCPNQNICASGAPKAPDPAIEEIKQKMATVKHKILVLSGKGGVGKSTFSAHLARALASDESKEVALLDVDICGPSIPKIMGLEGEQVHQSGSGWSPVYVEDNLAVMSVGFLLSSPDDAVIWRGPKKNGMIKQFLRDVDWGELDYLIVDTPPGTSDEHLSVVQYLSGAGIDGAVIITTPQEVSLQDVRKEIRFCQKVKLPIIGVVENMSGFVCPKCKNTSQIFPPTTGGAQKMCEELALPLLGRVPLDPRIGRSCDEGKSFLTEVPDSPAAAAYQAIVHGIKNYLNSKLTSDTNVD, translated from the exons ATGGCAGAAGTTCCTCAGC ATTGTCCGGGCACCAGCAGTGAACAAGCTGGCAAATCTTCAGCGTGCCAAGGATGCCCAAACCAGAACATTTGTGCCTCTGGTGCCCCCAAAGCTCCAGATCCGG CCATAGAGGAGATCAAGCAGAAAATGGCCACTGTGAAGCACAAAATCCTCGTTCTTTCTGGCAAAGGGGGCGTCGGGAAAAGCACGTTCAGCGCTCACCTGGCTCGTGCTCTGGCTAGTGATGAATCCAAAGAG GTGGCCCTGCTGGATGTAGACATTTGTGGACCATCAATTCCAAAAATAATGGGGCTCGAGGGAGAGCAG GTTCATCAGAGTGGCTCAGGCTGGTCTCCTGTG TATGTAGAAGACAACCTGGCCGTCATGTCCGTCGGCTTTCTGCTCAGCAGCCCTGACGATGCCGTTATCTGGAGGGGCCCCAAAAAGAACG GTATGATAAAGCAGTTCCTGAGGGACGTGGACTGGGGCGAGCTGGACTACCTGATTGTAGACACACCACCAGGAACCTCAGACGAACACTTGTCAGTAGTGCAGTACCTCAGCGGTGCGGGCATCGATGGGGCAGTTATTATAACTACACCTCAG GAAGTGTCTCTGCAGGATGTAAGAAAGGAGATTCGGTTCTGCCAGAAAGTAAAGCTGCCCATAATCGGCGTGGTGGAGAACATGAGCGGCTTCGTTTGTCCCAAGTGCAAA AATACCTCCCAGATCTTTCCTCCTACCACAGGAGGCGCTCAGAAGATGTGCGAGGAGCTGGCTTTACCTCTGCTGGGCCGAGTACCTCTGGACCCACGAATAG GGAGAAGCTGCGACGAGGGAAAGTCATTCCTGACCGAAGTGCCGGATTCTCCGGCGGCTGCAGCCTATCAGGCTATAGTGCACG